The Arachis hypogaea cultivar Tifrunner chromosome 14, arahy.Tifrunner.gnm2.J5K5, whole genome shotgun sequence genome has a segment encoding these proteins:
- the LOC112741827 gene encoding ATP-dependent zinc metalloprotease FTSH 2, chloroplastic, translated as MAASLACLGGSGLSMQSGKITLDFNGRYLFSSRRLSSANKEPRVKSVNASLDQRKHEGRREFLKLLNVGVGLPALLGSGKAFADEQGVSSSRMSYSRFLEYLDKDRVKKVDLFENGTIAVVEAVSPELGNRVQRVRVQLPGLSQELLQKFREKNIDFAAHNAQEESGNLLFNLIGNLAFPLILIGGLFLLSRRSSGGMGGPGGPGFPLAFGQSKAKFQMEPNTGVTFDDVAGVDEAKQDFMEVVEFLKKPERFTAVGARIPKGVLLVGPPGTGKTLLAKAIAGEAGVPFFSISGSEFVEMFVGVGASRVRDLFKKAKENAPCIVFVDEIDAVGRQRGTGIGGGNDEREQTLNQLLTEMDGFEGNTGIIVIAATNRADILDSALLRPGRFDRQVTVDVPDIRGRTEILKVHGSNKKFEGDVSLEVIAMRTPGFSGADLANLMNEAAILAGRRGKTAISSKEIDDSIDRIVAGMEGTVMTDGKSKSLVAYHEVGHAICGTLTPGHDPVQKVTLVPRGQARGLTWFIPNDDPTLISKQQLFARIVGGLGGRAAEEVIFGEPEVTTGAAGDLQQITGLAKQMVTTFGMSDIGPWSLMDASAQSADVIMRMMARNSMSEKLAEDIDAAIKRLSDEAYEIALEHIRNNREAIDKIVDVLLEKETMTGDEFRALLSEFVEIPAENRVPPSTPSPVTV; from the exons ATGGCAGCCTCTTTGGCCTGTCTTGGTGGAAGTGGTTTATCTATGCAAAGCGGCAAAATAACTCTTGACTTCAACGGGAGATATCTCTTCTCATCTCGTAGACTTTCATCAGCGAATAAAGAACCAAGGGTCAAATCTGTAAATGCATCCttggatcaaaggaagcatgaagggAGGAGGGAGTTTCTTAAATTGTTGAATGTGGGAGTTGGGCTACCTGCATTATTGGGAAGTGGGAAAGCTTTCGCCGATGAACAAGGGGTTTCCTCCTCCAGAATGTCTTATTCTAGATTTCTTGAGTATTTAGACAAAGATAGAGTTAAAAAAGTGGATTTGTTTGAGAACGGAACAATAGCTGTTGTAGAGGCTGTTTCTCCTGAGTTGGGTAATAGGGTGCAACGAGTGCGAGTTCAACTTCCAGGACTTAGCCAAGAGCTTCTACAGAAATTCAGGGAAAAGAATATTGACTTTGCAGCTCATAATGCCCAAGAAGAGTCGGGCAATCTATTGTTTAACCTGATTGGGAATCTTGCTTTCCCTCTAATATTGATCGGAGGATTGTTCCTTCTTTCAAGAAGATCATCTGGTGGGATGGGAGGTCCTGGTGGGCCTGGATTTCCTCTTGCTTTTGGTCAATCTAAGGCTAAGTTTCAAATGGAACCTAATACCGGAGTGACATTTGATGATGTTGCTGGGGTGGATGAAGCTAAACAGGACTTTATGGAGGTAGTGGAGTTTCTGAAGAAGCCTGAGAGGTTCACTGCTGTTGGGGCTCGCATACCGAAAGGAGTTCTTCTTGTTGGTCCTCCAGGAACCGGTAAGACGCTGTTAGCCAAGGCTATTGCAGGGGAAGCAGGTGTCCCATTCTTCTCCATCTCAGGTTCTGAGTTTGTTGAGATGTTTGTTGGTGTTGGTGCTTCTCGTGTTCGTGATTTATTCAAGAAGGCCAAAGAGAATGCTCCTTGCATTGTTTTTGTTGATGAAATCGATGCTGTTGGAAGGCAAAGAGGTACTGGAATTGGAGGAGGGAATGATGAAAGAGAACAGACCCTCAACCAACTTTTGACAGAAATGGATGGGTTCGAGGGTAATACCGGTATCATTGTCATTGCAGCAACTAACAGAGCTGACATTCTTGACTCTGCTTTATTGAGACCTGGACGGTTTGATAGACAG GTGACAGTTGATGTTCCAGACATTCGTGGAAGGACTGAGATCCTCAAGGTTCATGGCAGCAACAAAAAGTTTGAAGGTGATGTTTCTCTCGAGGTAATTGCAATGAGAACACCTGGTTTTAGTGGAGCAGATCTTGCAAATCTAATGAATGAAGCTGCTATATTGGCCGGTAGGCGTGGGAAGACGGCAATTTCTTCGAAAGAGATTGATGATTCAATTGATAGAATTGTTGCTGGAATGGAAGGAACAGTGATGACAGATGGGAAGAGCAAAAGTCTAGTGGCATATCATGAAGTTGGGCATGCCATTTGCGG AACTTTGACTCCTGGTCATGACCCTGTACAAAAGGTGACGCTAGTTCCTCGTGGGCAAGCTCGGGGTCTTACTTGGTTCATCCCTAATGACGACCCAACTCTAATTTCCAAACAGCAACTCTTCGCGAGAATTGTTGGTGGACTAGGTGGTAGAGCTGCAGAGGAAGTTATTTTTGGTGAGCCTGAGGTTACAACTGGAGCAGCTGGTGATTTGCAGCAAATAACCGGTTTGGCCAAACAG ATGGTTACCACATTTGGAATGTCTGATATTGGTCCTTGGTCACTCATGGATGCCTCGGCTCAAAGCGCAGATGTCATTATGAGAATGATGGCTAGAAACTCGATGTCAGAAAAGCTCGCCGAAGACATTGACGCCGCTATCAAGAGGCTCTCAGATGAAGCATATGAAATTGCATTGGAACATATAAGGAACAACCGTGAAGCAATTGATAAGATTGTGGATGTCCTTCTGGAGAAGGAGACAATGACGGGCGATGAATTCCGAGCTCTGCTATCCGAGTTTGTCGAAATTCCGGCTGAAAATCGGGTCCCTCCTTCAACTCCCTCACCAGTCACTGTTTGA